In Saccharothrix syringae, the following are encoded in one genomic region:
- a CDS encoding B-4DMT family transporter: MRAWLVRGLWLGLLHGAVQTGTAAVGVNSPEAGTAVRYIALALVVVVGLLWGALDAWRGLAGAGLVWFLAGLVAGPSAGVVGVLGRSLVDQTGLEALGPALTGGAAFTALLVMVSAGLGVVLGGRLPQPGERG, translated from the coding sequence ATGCGCGCGTGGCTGGTCCGGGGTCTCTGGCTGGGGTTGCTCCACGGCGCGGTGCAGACCGGCACCGCGGCGGTGGGCGTGAACAGCCCCGAGGCGGGCACCGCCGTCCGGTACATCGCGTTGGCGCTGGTGGTGGTCGTCGGGCTGCTGTGGGGCGCGCTGGACGCGTGGCGGGGGCTGGCGGGCGCCGGGCTGGTGTGGTTCCTGGCCGGGCTGGTGGCGGGGCCGTCGGCCGGGGTGGTCGGGGTGCTGGGCCGGTCGCTGGTCGACCAGACCGGGCTGGAGGCCCTGGGGCCCGCGCTGACCGGCGGCGCGGCGTTCACCGCGTTGCTGGTCATGGTCAGCGCGGGGCTGGGCGTCGTGCTGGGCGGCCGGTTGCCCCAGCCGGGTGAACGGGGCTAG
- a CDS encoding glycoside hydrolase family protein produces the protein MPSPVGRAARLLGSALVAASLAACAPSVADPAPETPGSSTAPSTSAVVEAAEPPVPVPVALAADRGRRSAGVVAVGGGDSAYNYAPSLMAEGGKVRMWWCSQLGTAQPAGDDVLYAEAASPDGPFAAPGGAPAVAVLSGSGAGFDAMHTCDPSVIKVDGTYYMYYTAAERDNHANGSALGVATSPDGLTWTRLGGPLLAPSNVVIRDNAYGAGQASALWLDGWFYLMFTDTTGAAAGWNGAGQFVLRSKDPAFASGVQALGPGGFTSVPDTRSRPRSIVDAFSADWMFVDALQVFVVAHSTDQGTTLTFWNRDFTANPHPRVHLPGPWREGPGLLRTPTGHAPASPEDPCGRVPVDVVRATVSGESGAPTDLGHFGLDLAGVPGCATEEAARVLDGFAVPSPENTVDLVLGGEVVRVERRSVAARLATAVLDRRPPVVDRLEVVERVPAGVRAVRAPDGQVGLLLADDRLWLVPDAAVAELNSSTVTDVTQRTWASYKKAGDLRR, from the coding sequence CGTCGCCGACCCCGCACCGGAAACCCCCGGCAGCAGCACCGCGCCCAGCACGTCCGCGGTGGTCGAGGCCGCGGAGCCGCCCGTCCCGGTACCGGTGGCGCTGGCCGCCGACCGCGGCAGGCGGAGCGCCGGCGTGGTCGCGGTGGGCGGCGGGGACTCGGCGTACAACTACGCGCCCTCGCTGATGGCTGAGGGCGGCAAGGTCCGCATGTGGTGGTGCAGCCAGCTCGGCACGGCCCAGCCCGCGGGCGACGACGTGCTCTACGCGGAGGCCGCCTCGCCGGACGGCCCGTTCGCCGCGCCCGGCGGCGCACCGGCGGTGGCCGTGCTCTCCGGCAGCGGCGCGGGCTTCGACGCCATGCACACCTGCGACCCGTCGGTGATCAAGGTCGACGGGACGTACTACATGTACTACACCGCCGCCGAGCGCGACAACCACGCCAACGGCAGCGCCCTGGGCGTGGCCACCAGCCCGGACGGCCTGACCTGGACCCGCCTCGGCGGCCCGCTCCTGGCCCCGTCCAACGTGGTGATCAGGGACAACGCCTACGGCGCCGGCCAGGCGTCGGCGCTGTGGCTGGACGGCTGGTTCTACCTGATGTTCACCGACACCACCGGCGCGGCGGCCGGGTGGAACGGCGCGGGCCAGTTCGTGCTCAGGTCGAAGGACCCGGCGTTCGCGAGCGGCGTGCAGGCCCTGGGCCCGGGCGGCTTCACGTCGGTACCCGACACCCGCTCGCGGCCCCGCTCGATCGTGGACGCCTTCAGCGCCGACTGGATGTTCGTCGACGCGCTCCAGGTCTTCGTCGTCGCGCACTCCACCGACCAGGGCACCACCCTGACCTTCTGGAACCGCGACTTCACCGCCAACCCCCACCCGCGGGTGCACCTGCCCGGCCCGTGGCGGGAGGGCCCCGGCCTGCTGCGCACCCCCACCGGGCACGCGCCGGCGTCCCCGGAGGACCCGTGCGGCCGGGTGCCGGTGGACGTGGTCCGCGCGACCGTGTCCGGCGAGTCGGGCGCGCCGACCGACCTGGGCCACTTCGGCCTGGACCTCGCCGGGGTGCCCGGCTGCGCCACCGAGGAGGCGGCGCGCGTCCTGGACGGCTTCGCCGTGCCGTCCCCGGAGAACACCGTCGACCTGGTGCTGGGCGGCGAGGTGGTGCGCGTCGAGCGCCGCTCGGTGGCCGCCCGCCTGGCCACCGCCGTGCTGGACCGCCGCCCGCCCGTGGTGGACCGGCTGGAGGTCGTGGAACGCGTCCCGGCGGGCGTGCGGGCCGTGCGGGCCCCGGACGGGCAGGTCGGCCTGCTGCTGGCCGACGACCGGCTGTGGCTGGTCCCCGACGCCGCGGTCGCCGAGCTGAACTCCTCGACCGTCACCGACGTCACCCAGCGGACCTGGGCCTCCTACAAGAAGGCCGGCGACCTGCGCCGCTAG